Proteins encoded in a region of the Cytobacillus pseudoceanisediminis genome:
- a CDS encoding carbon starvation CstA family protein encodes MVTFLGSIVLLVAGYATYSKVVEKIFGINDNIPTPAYTENDGMDYVPMSWWKGSLIQLLNIAGLGPIFGAIMGALYGPVAFIWIVAGSIFAGAVHDYFSGMLSLRHKGEQFPSIVGRYLGKPAKTAINIFSILLMVLVAAAFTAGPAQLISSITPLSFMASLFIIFAYFILAAVLPVNRIIGKIYPFLGAILIFMAVSIAVALLFSEKPIPNVTLSNFHPGELPIWPLLMVTISCGAISGFHSTQSPIVSRTLKKESDGRKVFYGAMIGEGIIALIWAAAGMTFFGGTGGLQEALAAGGPAGVVNEISSSLLGTFGGILAILGVIILPITTGDTALRSSRMMLAESLSSFMKTDGRWKVVITTLPVALPTLYLATIDYSFLWRYVGWTNQVTAAVMLWTATMYLLKNKKFHWICGVPALFMTGVVSTYIFYAPEGFQMDYQLSMIIGSVITLAIAVWYVYQIIKHRQLGKNSTSLTAA; translated from the coding sequence ATGGTGACTTTTTTAGGATCGATTGTTTTGCTAGTGGCAGGATACGCCACTTATTCGAAAGTAGTAGAGAAAATCTTTGGTATAAATGATAACATTCCTACACCGGCTTACACAGAAAATGACGGAATGGACTATGTTCCAATGAGCTGGTGGAAAGGCAGCCTGATCCAATTATTGAATATTGCAGGACTGGGTCCGATTTTCGGTGCTATCATGGGGGCTTTATATGGACCAGTTGCTTTTATCTGGATAGTGGCCGGTTCCATTTTTGCCGGCGCCGTTCACGATTATTTTTCAGGGATGCTCTCTTTGAGGCATAAAGGCGAGCAATTTCCCTCTATTGTTGGCAGATATTTAGGAAAACCGGCCAAAACAGCCATTAATATATTTTCTATTCTCTTAATGGTACTGGTTGCCGCTGCATTTACTGCTGGACCGGCACAGCTTATTTCCAGCATAACACCATTAAGTTTTATGGCTTCATTGTTCATTATTTTTGCTTACTTCATCCTGGCAGCTGTGTTGCCTGTAAACCGGATTATCGGAAAAATTTATCCTTTTCTCGGAGCTATTTTAATTTTTATGGCTGTATCCATTGCAGTCGCATTGCTATTCAGCGAAAAACCCATACCGAATGTAACGCTTTCTAACTTTCATCCCGGAGAGCTTCCTATCTGGCCTTTACTGATGGTCACCATTTCCTGCGGTGCCATTTCTGGATTTCATTCAACACAAAGTCCGATTGTCTCACGCACGCTGAAAAAGGAAAGCGACGGTAGAAAGGTTTTCTATGGAGCAATGATTGGAGAAGGAATAATCGCTTTAATATGGGCTGCAGCGGGCATGACCTTTTTCGGGGGAACAGGAGGTCTTCAGGAAGCTTTAGCAGCAGGAGGCCCAGCTGGAGTCGTTAATGAAATTTCGAGCAGCCTCCTAGGTACATTCGGAGGGATACTTGCTATCTTAGGCGTTATTATCCTTCCGATTACAACCGGTGATACAGCTCTCCGCTCTTCAAGAATGATGCTGGCTGAATCGCTGTCCTCTTTTATGAAGACGGATGGCAGATGGAAGGTTGTCATCACCACCTTACCAGTGGCTCTTCCAACTTTATACCTTGCAACAATCGATTACTCTTTCTTATGGAGATATGTTGGATGGACAAATCAGGTTACAGCTGCAGTCATGCTTTGGACCGCCACGATGTATCTCTTGAAAAATAAGAAATTCCACTGGATTTGCGGTGTGCCTGCCTTGTTTATGACAGGTGTAGTATCGACGTATATCTTCTATGCACCTGAAGGCTTTCAGATGGATTATCAATTGTCGATGATCATCGGTTCAGTCATTACGCTTGCTATTGCAGTATGGTATGTTTACCAGATAATAAAACATAGACAGCTTGGCAAAAATAGTACCAGCTTAACAGCAGCCTAA